Within Gilvibacter sp. SZ-19, the genomic segment GCAATACCTCTGTGCCATTTTCTACACTGATCAGCGCCGTGCTACCTGCACTTGAAGGGAACCGGATCTGTGCTTGTTCACCGACATTGTAAGTATCCTTGTCTGATGAGAAAAGTAGCATTTTAGCACTCTCGGAGCCAGCTTGTCCGGTTTGCCACCAATCTTTAAAGAAATAGGTGGTCATTCCCGTTGCATGGCCAGAAACTGGGTCTTTGACACGAATTAAATATCGGCCTCGCTGCTCGTCGGGTATATTGAGATCAAAGCTTCCTTTTCCATTACTACCTGTGGTGATCTCAAAGGTTTTTACAGGTCTGTAAACGCTGCTGTTCTCGTATCGAGACAAATTATCTCGTCCGCGGTTCCACCACCATCGCCAAGAGATCTCAAAGACCTCAACGGTGAGCTTTCTGTTACCAGAGGCTTTTCCTTGTGCGTCTACTGTGACAAGTTCGAACCGGTGGTCCCGCTGGGTTTCAAAAGATCCATAACGTCCTAATTTGGGAGGCTTCAGCCCGACAAAATGTGCATAAGGCGCAAGGGGTTTGTTAATTACATCTATAGAGAAATCACCGCTGCCTTCGTACACTTTGGTTACAAAAGACGCCTGTAACATTCCCGGAGCCTTATCGCTTAGTTGTAGTTGTTCTTTAAAACCAAAGGCACCTTCGCTATTGAGGTCTGCATCTAAAAAGTTAAACTCCGAAGTAGAAAAAGTCCGCACCGGGTCATTAAAGTTAAAATTGGTAAAGTCCTTAAAAGGCGAAGAAGATTCTGCCAAGGTCAAAGAGACATTGGCTTTCAAATTACGCGCTGGTGCCCCGTGCAACCAAGTGCTTTTCAAGGCCCCGGAAATTGGGCGGTCGGCCTCTAAAACAGCCTTCTCGAACTCCAATTGTACTTTTAAGCGATTGGGTTTTATTGTAGCCACTCGCAAAGTCTTGCCAAAACTCGCGCCACCTACTTTAACCGTGGCATTCCAATTTCCTGTGGGTGCCTCTGCAGCCGTAGTCAATGGAAAATAGTAAAAGCCGTCTACGCTTCCACGAACAACCCGACGCTCCACCAGTTTTCCTCGGGCGTCCGTGAGCTCTAGTTTTACAGGATGATCTTCTGGCAAGGGATTGGCCGCATCATTCAGAACAAAGGTGAGGTGAATGCTGTCTCCTGGGCGATGTACGCCACGTTCGGTATATAAAAATCCTTTAAGACCTTGCTGCACTTGTCCTCCCGACACATCAAATTTAGATAGAGAAAGAGCCATTCCATCGTCTATGCGCGCATAGGCGTAGTTAGCTGCTTTTTGCGCTACTACAAAGGCAGCTTTATTGTCGGTGTCGAACACGATTTGTCCTTGCGCATTGGTTGTGCGACTGGCAATGACTTGCTGCTGATAATTGTAAAGAGAGACCTTGACTCCGCCCATGGGTTCGGAGCTGATAAGATTGTTGGTAAAGACATGATAGGTTCCATTGTTGCCTGCCTTAACGGTTATTCCTAAGTCTGAGGCCATTAAATTGGATTGCACAATTCGGTCTTCATTGTAGTAGGCTGGATGGCAAGGATTATCTCTTTCTTGCCAATTGTAACTGTAAGATCGCCAACGGTAGATCTCATTGTCCCAATAACGAGATTCTAGGGCATCTTCGTCGGCACTTTCCAGATCGTTGTCACTAGCATAATCCCCATAATACTCATCCTCGTACTCGTTTTCTTCTCCTGCCAAAATGCTCTCGCAAGCAAACAAACTGTATTCTGGCTTAAAACTGAATTCTACTCGGTAGACGCTTCCGGGGCTGGCATCGAAGAGTTCTGTCAGATCTAAAGCGTGGGCTTTCCAACTGTTTGCACTCACCATATTGGTATCTACCAGCTGTAGCGTTTTTTTGGCCACACGTCTGCCTACGCGTCGCAGGTAGTAATCGCTGGAATTGTTCAGAGAACTTTCTTGAAGGAACTGTAAGAGGTTGTCTTGAAAGATCTCTACGACTCGTACATCTATTTGAGCCAGGTTAACCGTTTCAAAGTAAATGGGATTGTTCTTCGCATTCGGGATAATTGTTCCCTTAGAGAGCAAATTGACTTGTGGCTTTAAGGGGTCAAAAGTGACCGTGTCGGAATAAGAGTTCTTTAGAGCGTAGCCATCGGTGTTTTTAAGCCCGGCAAAGACTACAAGGTCCAAATCGCCTTGCGGGCGACTTGCAGGATAGATCAGCAGCGAATTGCCATCTGCCTCAAACCGCAAATTATCGTTACCTCCTAAATTCACTAAACCTCTAAAATCTTGATCTGGATCGACAGGATCGGAGAAGTTAATGGTGAGTCTGGTGCTGGGCGCCTCCGAAGTATTTACATCCAAAACGGTGAAATTGTTTCTTCCGGGGATTACAAAAGGGGCTGTACCCTTATTGTCTGCACCGATCGCCTTTCCATCCCAACGGATCTGGATCTCGCTGTCGTTTTCAGCACGCGCTATGCTGTCAATCACAAAGCTGTAGTATTTATTTGGGCCGCCAAGCGAGTCCCACTTTACTGCGAGCTGCGCTCCACCTTGACTTACACTGACCAGTTCGCGGGCTTGGTTCAAATAAAGACCATCCGCCGCCTGAATGCTGCCTTGTAAAAATTGATAGCTCTTATTATAGGACTGTAATTGCCCGAGATCTACTTTGAAATTGGGTGCTATGGTTTTAAAGGAGAAGGTAAATTGACGTTTGTCGTCGGGAAGATCCTCTAAAAAATCACTGAGATTTACCGTAACCGAATATTCGGTATCGGCTTTTAAAGCTTCATTAGGTGTAAAGATCAGGGAACGCCCATTGCTGATCTTAAGTGTACCCGTTACGCTTGGTCTTATTTTAAAACTACTGGCAGGAAGCTGGGCCTGGGCATCGAAGTTGGCTAGCGGCCTTAAAAAGTCCAAGACTATAGGTGCATGCACAGAGCGTACACCTTGCGTGTGATAGGAGAGGTAGTCCCGGTATTGAAAAAGTTGATCGTTTTGTGTTGATTTGGGCTTACAGGCGGTTGCGAGCAGTAATAAAACGAGACTCGCGCGGAATAATGACTTCATAGTCGGCGATGGTTTAACGTCAGTAATTAAAGGTACAAAAAGTCTAAGCCCAAAAGGGCTAGTAAATTCCTGAAGTTAAACTGTAAGGCCTTCGGAATAAGGCGCGTTGGTGGTTGAAGACACTTAAATAACGCAGCTTTTTTTAATTGCGTATGCTGCGGATTTGAATTTGGGAAGAGTTTAACAGACTGGGGTTTAATCTGCAGTAAAATCGTACTCTCTTTCAACTTTACAGATCCGTACTTTATAGCTGGAATACCATTGGGTTCTTCCCATTTTTTGCGCTAAGAGGTGATCTGCTTGTTGTTTCCATTGTGCTATGGCCTCCAAGCTTTCCCAATAGCTAACAGTAATGCCTAAACCGCTGCGAGCGCTTTCTATTCCTAGATAACCTGCTTGTTGAGCTGCAAGCTCCTCCATGAGTTGTGCTGTGGCCGAATATCCTGTCAGATCATCGGTTTGATAACTGCTAAAGATAACGGCATAGTAGGGTTTGTTGAGTTCCAAGGCTATTGTTGGTTTTCGTAGATTCCAATAACCAGATCTCCATTGGCATTCATATGGGCTCGGTACATACCGGCAGTGTTGAATTCCATAGCGACGTTGCCGTCTTTGTCTATAGCGACAATTCCTCCATCGCCACCTAAGCCACCCACTTTATCGTGGATAACAGTTCTGGCCGCATCTTGAACACTCATGCCTTTGTATTCCATTAGGGCAGAGATATCGTGTGCCACCATTGCGCGAATAAAGTATTCGCCCCAACCGGTAGAAGAAACGGCACAAGAAGCATTATTGGCATAGGTTCCGGCCCCGATTATCGGCGCATCGCCTATACGGTTCCAACGCTTGTTGGTCATACCTCCGGTAGATGTTCCCGCCGCAAGATTTCCGTTCTTATCTAAGGCAGCACAGCCAACTGTACCAAATTTGGAATCTTTAATAAAAGGGTCTACAAAGGCTGTTTTTTCGTCGTGATCCAATTGTGTCTTTTGCTGCTCTTTGATTCTGAGCAGACTGTTGTAGCGTCTTTCAGTAAAAAAATACTCCGGATCAACCAGTGCGATCCCGCGAGTCTCTGCAAAGATCTCAGCGCCCTTTCCGGCTAACATCACATGATCTGAATTGTCCATCACCTCTCGCGCCAGATCGATAGGATTTTTAATGCGAGTGACTCCAGCAACCGCCCCGGCATTCAAGGTTTTCCCATCCATTACAGAGGCGTCTAGTTCGTTGGTCTCTTCGTGGGTAAAGACCGCTCCTTTGCCGGCATTGAAAAGCGGAGAATCTTCCATGACATTGATAGTAGCAGTAACCGCGTCCATAGCATCTCCACCATCTTCCAATATTTTATGCCCAACGCGAATTGCTTTTTCCAGTATTTCCTTGTAAGCAGTTTCTAAAGAATCGGTCATATTCTTCTTTAAAATAGTGCCTGCACCTCCATGGATAACTATACCAAAAGTGGGTTGTTCAGTGTTTGTTTTTGTTGCTTCGGAGGTCTGATTCTGAGTCGAATCGGCATTATTCCCACAAGAAATCAGTGCGGAAAATGTTAAAACTGCAAAAAATTTTCGGATCATGATCTAGGCGTTTTTTCACCTACTAATATACGTCAAAATGCCCACAGTTATTGGGAAGCTTAAAAATCAACCGTGTAGGAAAAACATCTTAAAGGCTTACACAAAATATCGATGAAATGCATAAAAATTAGTTGAAATGCAATAATTAGTATTTTTTTTCTATATTTGGCTCAACATCATGCCCCAAATTTGATGTCCCCGTATTATGAACCTACTTAGAACCAGCCTCATGGCAGTGGTCCTGCTATTCGTGGCCACTTCCTGCTCCAAGGACGAGATTCCTGTGGAGCCAGAATCAAACTTTTCAGTAGACCTCAACTTGGCCAATAAGACCGATTGGACCATGGCCAATGAAATCCTATCCTTGGTAAACGCGCATCGCAGTACCTTAAATCTGGAACCCATTAAGCTTGACCGAAGAACGGCTACAGCTTATGCGGTGATGCACACCGAGTACATGATCGATAACCAACGCATTAGCCACGACGGTTATGCACAACGTTCTCAAGCCCTATTGAGTGAAGGCGCCCTTCGCGTCGGAGAGAATGTAGCTAGAGGATATCGATCTGCAGAAGATGTTGTCAATGCATGGCTCAATAGCCAAACCCACCGCAATGTGATCGAAGGTGATTACACCCACAGCGGATTTGGTGTTATGCAAGACTTTAGAGGAACCTATTACTTTACACACCTATTCTATTCGGAATAACTTTACGCTTAGTCACGCACTTTTATATTCGCCAGAATCGCCGTACCTTAGATTTTCACTAATTATACGGCGATATGGCAATTGCAAAACCCTTTAATCTGAACACCTGGTTGGAAGAGAATCGCGAGCTTCTCAAACCTCCCGTGGGCAATAAAAACCTTTACGTCGATGCTGATGATTATATCGTTATGGTTGTGGCGGGTCCTAACGCGAGGAAGGATTACCACTACAACGAAACTGAAGAGCTCTTCTATCAATTAGAAGGAGAGATCGAGGTTATCGTTCAAGACAATGGTGAGCGCAAAGTGATGCCTTTGGGTCCTGGGGATATGTATTTGCATCCTGCTAAAACGCCGCACTCACCTGTCCGTAAAGAAGGCTCTATAGGTTTGGTCATAGAGCGCAAGCGCGCTGGGCAAGGTTATACCGACGGCCTTTTGTGGTTCTGCGATAACTGCAACCACAAACTCCACGAAGTCTATTTTGAGTTGCACGATATAGAAAAGGACTTCTTACCACATTTTAAAGAATACTACAATTCAGAGACCTTAAGAACCTGCGATAATTGCGGGCATCAAATGGAATCTGATCCCCGTTTCACAGCAGATTAATCTTCCGTTTTAGAATTTGGCGAAATCGTTTGCGAATGCCTACCTTCGCAGCACAATTTTATTGTCAAAATTTATAATTAATATGAAATGAACACAAACAAATTTAATTGTTAGTAAAACTACAGTAATAATTAAATTTTTTGTGTGAAAGCGAAGCGGTTGATCTATGCAGATAATTTTTGTTTGCTTGATTGCCACAATAATAAAATTATCAAATAGATGAAAGCAGTTGCAACGTCCTTTGGAATGGACAAAGCCCTTAAAGAACTTGGTCTTGAGGCGGTTAATCAAGGAACATCAACAGGATCTGAGTGGTTCTCTTCTGGAGACGAGATCGCCTCGTATTCTCCGGTAGATGGTCAGTTGATCGGTAAGGTGACCACCACCACCAAAGCAGACTACGAAAAAGTAATGCAAGCTGCTACTTCAGCTTTTAAAAGTTGGCGAGTTATGCCAGCTCCGCAGCGAGGAGAAGTGGTACGCCAATTTGGTGAGGAGCTTCGTCGTTTAAAAGAGCCGCTCGGAAAGCTCGTTTCTTACGAAATGGGAAAATCTTACCAAGAAGGTTTGGGCGAGGTTCAAGAAATGATCGATATCTGCGATTTTGCCGTAGGACTTTCGCGACAATTGCACGGACTTACCATGCACTCCGAGCGCCCAGGACACCGCATGTACGAGCAATACCACCCACTTGGCGTGGTTGGGATCATCTCGGCCTTTAACTTCCCAGTTGCTGTATGGTCTTGGAACACAGCTTTGGCTTGGATCTGTGGCGATGTATGTGTTTGGAAGCCGTCTGAGAAGGCGCCACTTTGTGGAGTTGCTTGCCAAAAGATCGCAGCACGTGTATTTAAAGAGAATGGTCTACCAGAAGGAATTTCTTGTTTGATCAACGGCGACTATAAGGTTGGTGAATTCATGACCACAGATACACGAGTACCTCTTATATCTGCAACAGGTTCTACTCGTATGGGGAAAATAGTTGCCCAGACCGTTGGAGCTCGTTTAGGGAAGTCCCTATTAGAATTAGGTGGAAACAATGCTATTATTGTTACTCCGGATGCAGACATTAAAATGACAGTGATCGGTGCCGTTTTTGGTGCTGTGGGTACTGCCGGACAACGTTGTACATCGACGCGCAGATTGATCATTCACGAGAGCATTTACGATCAAGTTAAGAATGCGGTAGTAGATGCTTACAAGCAGTTACGTATTGGGAATCCGTTAGACGAAAACAACCACGTAGGGCCACTTATTGATACTGACGCGGTGGCGATGTATCAGAAAGCCTTGGACAAAGTAGTAGAAGAAGGCGGAAACATAGTTGTTCCTGGAGGAGTTTTAGAAGGAGAAGGTTACGAAAGCGGTTGTTACGTAAAACCAGCCATTGCAGAGGCGGACAACTCTTTTGAGATCGTTCAGCACGAAACTTTTGCACCTGTATTGTATTTATTAAAGTATTCTGGCGATGTTGAGAACGCTATTGAAGTTCAAAACGGTGTGGCTCAAGGCTTGTCTTCTGCTATCATGACCAACAACTTGCGTGAAGCGGAGCGTTTCCTTTCGCATGCAGGTTCTGACTGCGGAATTGCCAATGTAAATATCGGTACTTCTGGAGCCGAGATCGGTGGTGCATTCGGAGGTGAGAAAGAGACCGGAGGCGGACGCGAGTCTGGTTCTGACGCTTGGAAAATTTACATGCGCAGACAGACCAATACGATAAATTATACTACAGATCTTCCATTAGCCCAAGGTATCAAGTTCGACCTGTAGGCGCGGACTAAATCAGATTGATTTAGTATTTTCATAGACCAAATAACGGTTTATGGATAGAAGATATTTTTCAAAGAATATGGCCCTTGCTGCCTCTACGGCTGGCTTGGGCCTTTTTGCTTTTTCAAATCACTACATTCAGTTTCTTCCAGATTCGTCGGGATAGAGTTGCCAAACCGGATCGCTCTGGTAGATGGTTTTGGTAGCAACATCAATTGCGGTTAATGGGCCTTTATATGCCGCTGCCGTATCGATATTCCAAACGTTGGCACAGTTGACCACCTCGCTTTCTCCAATTTTGGTAACAGGAGTATGTCCAATATAGATCTCTTTAAAAAGAGTCAGTCGTTTGGGATACCGCGGATGATCTTGTGGCATGTTCGGATCTAGCCCACAAGCCGTTTCCCAAAGTGTTCTGTCCCAATAGACCATATTCGGGTAGTACTCATGCTGAGGCCCATGCGGGTTGGTAAACCCGGCGTGTACAAAGAGTCTATTGTCTTTATCGATCCAATAGTTGACCAATTGGTCTAGAAATTCAATATGCCTCGTTTTATATGCTGCGGATTTGTCGCTGTAATTGGCCTTGGTCATTTCACCTCCGGAAGCCAACCACAAAGGGTTGTTAGAGTGCACTTTTAAATGCTGCGAGAGCAAATAATCGTGATTTCCCCGGATAAAAATGCAATGATGCTTTTGTGAAAATTCAATAAGATATTCAACAGTATTGGCCGCATCGCTCCATCCATCCACATAATCGCCTAAGAAGACCAAGGTGTCCTCCGCAGCAATTGGAATACGATCCAATAGTTGCTCAAGTGCTTTTAAACC encodes:
- a CDS encoding Ig-like domain-containing alpha-2-macroglobulin family protein, translated to MKSLFRASLVLLLLATACKPKSTQNDQLFQYRDYLSYHTQGVRSVHAPIVLDFLRPLANFDAQAQLPASSFKIRPSVTGTLKISNGRSLIFTPNEALKADTEYSVTVNLSDFLEDLPDDKRQFTFSFKTIAPNFKVDLGQLQSYNKSYQFLQGSIQAADGLYLNQARELVSVSQGGAQLAVKWDSLGGPNKYYSFVIDSIARAENDSEIQIRWDGKAIGADNKGTAPFVIPGRNNFTVLDVNTSEAPSTRLTINFSDPVDPDQDFRGLVNLGGNDNLRFEADGNSLLIYPASRPQGDLDLVVFAGLKNTDGYALKNSYSDTVTFDPLKPQVNLLSKGTIIPNAKNNPIYFETVNLAQIDVRVVEIFQDNLLQFLQESSLNNSSDYYLRRVGRRVAKKTLQLVDTNMVSANSWKAHALDLTELFDASPGSVYRVEFSFKPEYSLFACESILAGEENEYEDEYYGDYASDNDLESADEDALESRYWDNEIYRWRSYSYNWQERDNPCHPAYYNEDRIVQSNLMASDLGITVKAGNNGTYHVFTNNLISSEPMGGVKVSLYNYQQQVIASRTTNAQGQIVFDTDNKAAFVVAQKAANYAYARIDDGMALSLSKFDVSGGQVQQGLKGFLYTERGVHRPGDSIHLTFVLNDAANPLPEDHPVKLELTDARGKLVERRVVRGSVDGFYYFPLTTAAEAPTGNWNATVKVGGASFGKTLRVATIKPNRLKVQLEFEKAVLEADRPISGALKSTWLHGAPARNLKANVSLTLAESSSPFKDFTNFNFNDPVRTFSTSEFNFLDADLNSEGAFGFKEQLQLSDKAPGMLQASFVTKVYEGSGDFSIDVINKPLAPYAHFVGLKPPKLGRYGSFETQRDHRFELVTVDAQGKASGNRKLTVEVFEISWRWWWNRGRDNLSRYENSSVYRPVKTFEITTGSNGKGSFDLNIPDEQRGRYLIRVKDPVSGHATGMTTYFFKDWWQTGQAGSESAKMLLFSSDKDTYNVGEQAQIRFPSSAGSTALISVENGTEVLHYQWVKTQQGNTELSLDITPEMAPNVYINISLLQPHERTKNDLPMRLYGVVPIMVNNPKTELSPQLQIPSELKPETDYQVTVSESNGKAMTYTLAVVDEGLLDLTRFSTPDIHKAFYARQALGVKTFDIYDLVMGAFSTQVDNFYAIGGGDAAAGAKNRKADRFKPVVSYLGPFKLDPGQSATHTLTMPNYIGSVKTMVVAGYNQTQAYGKTEVVTPVRTPLMVLASVPRKLSPGEKLTLPVTVFAMDPKVKQAQVSIETSSGLKPTGSATKTVRFDSPGEQIVNFEYEIQASDAVQNIKVLAQSGSHKASYPLEIDIYNPNPISRTSKTYTVEAGTQKQIDFATFGTAGTNKVTLELSTIPPMDLEKRLDYLIQYPHGCVEQTTSGAFPQLYLKDLVALSSTQARRTEENIKAAIRRLGQFQNTSGGMGYWMGESQSSDWGTSYAGHFLLEAKQQGYTLPIGFLSNWTRYQRLAAKQWRKSSQSYNTTHAQAYRLYTLALAGQPELAAMNRLRKSGGLTNAALWRLAGAYALTGNKSAALELLEKATLKFENQRYSWYTYGSALRNMAMALEIMTLLQDENEREMALSIAAQLSSERWLNTQETAYSLLALGKMVKINGGKSFSVSLNQNGQTTALSSEKSILLQELSFVMGDNSISLNNTGESRIYASLIQQGRYPMWAEKAATKNLSLRTDFLDKEGKRIDVAELRQGTEFNIRINILNNSNDDLRDLSLTQLVPSGWEIVNTNFTAAVQGHVNPARYTDIRDDKVNYYFDLRSGKSKTFELVVNASYLGRYYLAGTHSSTMYSDNYYARTQGQWVTVKQ
- a CDS encoding antibiotic biosynthesis monooxygenase, yielding MELNKPYYAVIFSSYQTDDLTGYSATAQLMEELAAQQAGYLGIESARSGLGITVSYWESLEAIAQWKQQADHLLAQKMGRTQWYSSYKVRICKVEREYDFTAD
- a CDS encoding isoaspartyl peptidase/L-asparaginase family protein, whose protein sequence is MIRKFFAVLTFSALISCGNNADSTQNQTSEATKTNTEQPTFGIVIHGGAGTILKKNMTDSLETAYKEILEKAIRVGHKILEDGGDAMDAVTATINVMEDSPLFNAGKGAVFTHEETNELDASVMDGKTLNAGAVAGVTRIKNPIDLAREVMDNSDHVMLAGKGAEIFAETRGIALVDPEYFFTERRYNSLLRIKEQQKTQLDHDEKTAFVDPFIKDSKFGTVGCAALDKNGNLAAGTSTGGMTNKRWNRIGDAPIIGAGTYANNASCAVSSTGWGEYFIRAMVAHDISALMEYKGMSVQDAARTVIHDKVGGLGGDGGIVAIDKDGNVAMEFNTAGMYRAHMNANGDLVIGIYENQQ
- a CDS encoding CAP domain-containing protein translates to MNLLRTSLMAVVLLFVATSCSKDEIPVEPESNFSVDLNLANKTDWTMANEILSLVNAHRSTLNLEPIKLDRRTATAYAVMHTEYMIDNQRISHDGYAQRSQALLSEGALRVGENVARGYRSAEDVVNAWLNSQTHRNVIEGDYTHSGFGVMQDFRGTYYFTHLFYSE
- a CDS encoding 3-hydroxyanthranilate 3,4-dioxygenase yields the protein MAIAKPFNLNTWLEENRELLKPPVGNKNLYVDADDYIVMVVAGPNARKDYHYNETEELFYQLEGEIEVIVQDNGERKVMPLGPGDMYLHPAKTPHSPVRKEGSIGLVIERKRAGQGYTDGLLWFCDNCNHKLHEVYFELHDIEKDFLPHFKEYYNSETLRTCDNCGHQMESDPRFTAD
- a CDS encoding aldehyde dehydrogenase family protein, with product MKAVATSFGMDKALKELGLEAVNQGTSTGSEWFSSGDEIASYSPVDGQLIGKVTTTTKADYEKVMQAATSAFKSWRVMPAPQRGEVVRQFGEELRRLKEPLGKLVSYEMGKSYQEGLGEVQEMIDICDFAVGLSRQLHGLTMHSERPGHRMYEQYHPLGVVGIISAFNFPVAVWSWNTALAWICGDVCVWKPSEKAPLCGVACQKIAARVFKENGLPEGISCLINGDYKVGEFMTTDTRVPLISATGSTRMGKIVAQTVGARLGKSLLELGGNNAIIVTPDADIKMTVIGAVFGAVGTAGQRCTSTRRLIIHESIYDQVKNAVVDAYKQLRIGNPLDENNHVGPLIDTDAVAMYQKALDKVVEEGGNIVVPGGVLEGEGYESGCYVKPAIAEADNSFEIVQHETFAPVLYLLKYSGDVENAIEVQNGVAQGLSSAIMTNNLREAERFLSHAGSDCGIANVNIGTSGAEIGGAFGGEKETGGGRESGSDAWKIYMRRQTNTINYTTDLPLAQGIKFDL
- a CDS encoding metallophosphoesterase, producing MKTYAIGDIHGGLKALEQLLDRIPIAAEDTLVFLGDYVDGWSDAANTVEYLIEFSQKHHCIFIRGNHDYLLSQHLKVHSNNPLWLASGGEMTKANYSDKSAAYKTRHIEFLDQLVNYWIDKDNRLFVHAGFTNPHGPQHEYYPNMVYWDRTLWETACGLDPNMPQDHPRYPKRLTLFKEIYIGHTPVTKIGESEVVNCANVWNIDTAAAYKGPLTAIDVATKTIYQSDPVWQLYPDESGRN